The genomic stretch GCGCATAGGTACCGGCGGCGCCGACAACGCCATAAGCGAGGCTCGGCCACAGCCCCGGCCCCAGCAGCAACACCGGAATACCGAACACCAGAATACCAATGAGTCCAAATACCCCGATGCCCCCCTGAAACAGCAGGGCGGCGTTTGGGGAAATACCGGATTTTCTACGATTTCTCAGGGCCATTTACTGATCGAACAATGGCTTCACCGGAAACAGCGCATCGTACTGAGGTGCCTGCTTCCCGGCTTTGGCCTGGAAGGATTTCATCATGTCTGTCGGGCGGAACATGCCCGCCTGCCAGGTGGCCATGTACTTCAGACTGTCTTCCACGCTGTGGTCGCGGCTGTAATTGAGCATTTCCTTGCACCCGGTGACAGCCAGCGGGGAATTCGCGGCAATCTGACCGGCAATATCCATAACCGTTGCCAGCATGGATTCCTGGTCGGCATAAACGGCGTTCACGAAGCCAAGATTCTGTGCCTCTGCGGCGGAAAATTTGCGCCCGGTGTAGGCCAGTTCACGAACCACGCCTTGCGGCATGAGCTTGGGCAGGCGCTGCAGGGTGCCGACATCGGCTGTCATGCCCAGTTCGGTTTCCTTGATGGTGAAGTAGGCGTCTTCGGTGCAGTAGCGGCTGTCGGCGGCACAGACCAGATCCAGGGCGCCGCCGATGCAGCCACCGTGGATGGCCGCCAACACGGGAAGGCGAATCTGCTCCAGGGAGGTCAGGGTGTCCTGCAGTTGCAGCACTACCCGGCGCAGGTTTTCTGCCATGCGCCCGGGGTCACCATTCATGGGCACCGCCTTGGGATCACTGAATACGCCCAGATCCATGCCGGCGGAGAAGTGTTTGCCGGTGGAGGAGATCACAATCACACGGGCGTCGGTATTGGCCTCGATATCCTGCATGCAGCGGGGCAACTCAAGCCAGAACGCCTTGTTCATGGTATTCAGCGCCTCGGGGCGACTGAACTGGACATGGGCAATGTGATCCCTGACCTCAACAGAAAAACTCTCGTAAGCGGACAGCTCAGACAAGACAGCACTCCTTATGTATGTGTCGCAAACCGGCTCATTAGCGGTCGCCCCGGCTAATGGTTTCGCAATTCTGCTACCTTCGTATTATGTGAGACAAAGAAACGACACGTTAACCCGAAAAGGCCTGGTATGGAATTCACCTTCCTCGGCACCTCAGCCGGAACACCCACAAAATCCCGCAATGTGACCGGTCTGGCACTGAGCCACGGCGGACCGAAACACTGGTACCTGATTGACTGCGGAGAAGGCACCCAGCACCAGTTGTTGAGAACACACCATTCAGTGATGCAGCTGCAGGCCATCTTTATCACCCACATCCACGGCGACCACACGTTCGGACTGCCAGGGCTGCTAACCAGTGCGTCAATGCTCGGCCGTACCGCCCCTCTGTACCTTGTGGCCCCCAGTCCGGTGAAAACCTTCGTTGAGGCAGCCATCGGTAACAGTGACTCCAGCCTCAGTTTCGAACTGAGATTTGTGGATTCCGAGGCAGAGGGTTTCCACTGGGAAGACGACGCTTTCTCGGTTTCGACAGTGCCCCTGTCCCATCGCGTGTCCTGCCGGGCCTTCGTGTTCACCGAAAGGAATCTGGAACGTCAGCTGCTCCAGGACAGGCTTGACGCTGATGGCATCGAGGCCGGTCCGGCGTGGGGTCGGCTACAACAGGGCCACGATGTGGTACTGCAGGACGGGCGGCTTGCCCGTTGTGATGATTACACCCGAATTGCCAGAAAACCGCGCAAGGTTATTGTCGCCGGTGACAACGATCAGCCCGACCTGCTTCTGGGGGCGAGCACTGATGCTCAGGTGGTTATTCATGAGGCGACCTATACCCAGGAAGTCTCTGACCGGGTCGGCCCCTGGCCACAACACAGCTCCGCCGCCCAGGTAGCCCGCTTCGCCGAGGCCGCCGGTGTCCCGAACCTCGTGCTTACCCATTTCAGTTCCCGTTACCAGCTCAACCCGGATGCCTATCCGCACATTGGCGAGATCGAATCCGAAGCCAGGAGCATCTATCGGGGAAACCTGTATCTGGCCAGGGATTTTGCCAGCTATGATCTGGGCAGGGACGGCTTTCTCAGGCCCGGTGCCGAGTGAACATTCGGGTCCGCCCGACCTCCCGGTTTATGCCTACAAGAAATAGCTTTGCTTTTCCCGGAGGTAAGAGTACAGTGGGCCTCGTTGGAAAGATTTAGCAAAGCATTTCATCAATAAGACCGCTCAGTTGTAACAAGTAGCACGTCCTGTTTTTGATCACGCCAGTTTTTTGTTTCCGCATATCGCTGATCAGGCGTCACAAGATGATCTGACAGCACATTAAATGATTGAAATCAGGAAAGTATATTATGTCTACAGTTACCGGCAACGTTAAGTTTTTCAACGAAGCAAAAGGTTTTGGCTTTATTACTCGCGAGAGCGGCCC from Marinobacter subterrani encodes the following:
- a CDS encoding crotonase/enoyl-CoA hydratase family protein produces the protein MSAYESFSVEVRDHIAHVQFSRPEALNTMNKAFWLELPRCMQDIEANTDARVIVISSTGKHFSAGMDLGVFSDPKAVPMNGDPGRMAENLRRVVLQLQDTLTSLEQIRLPVLAAIHGGCIGGALDLVCAADSRYCTEDAYFTIKETELGMTADVGTLQRLPKLMPQGVVRELAYTGRKFSAAEAQNLGFVNAVYADQESMLATVMDIAGQIAANSPLAVTGCKEMLNYSRDHSVEDSLKYMATWQAGMFRPTDMMKSFQAKAGKQAPQYDALFPVKPLFDQ
- a CDS encoding ribonuclease Z, which encodes MEFTFLGTSAGTPTKSRNVTGLALSHGGPKHWYLIDCGEGTQHQLLRTHHSVMQLQAIFITHIHGDHTFGLPGLLTSASMLGRTAPLYLVAPSPVKTFVEAAIGNSDSSLSFELRFVDSEAEGFHWEDDAFSVSTVPLSHRVSCRAFVFTERNLERQLLQDRLDADGIEAGPAWGRLQQGHDVVLQDGRLARCDDYTRIARKPRKVIVAGDNDQPDLLLGASTDAQVVIHEATYTQEVSDRVGPWPQHSSAAQVARFAEAAGVPNLVLTHFSSRYQLNPDAYPHIGEIESEARSIYRGNLYLARDFASYDLGRDGFLRPGAE